The genomic segment GCGGTTCGCGAACAGGCAATCGCACATAACATCGAATGCATTGAGATTGGCAAAACGCTCGGTTCCAAAGCCCACACCGTGTGGATTGGCGATGGCGGAAATTTTCCCGGTCAACAGCATTTTCGCCAGGCATTGGAACGTTACCTCGAAAGTATGCGCGAAATTTATGCGGCTTTGCCTGATGATTGGCGCGTGTTTATCGAACACAAATTTTATGAACCGGCTTTTTATTCAACGGTCATCAACGATTGGGGAACCAGTTATTACTGCGCCCGCGAACTCGGCGACAAAGCGCAATGTCTGGTTGACCTCGGTCATCACGCGCCGAATGTCAATATCGAAATGATTGTGTCGCGGTTGATTCAATTCGGCAAACTCGCGGGCTTTCATTTCAATGACAGCAAATATGGCGATGATGATTTGGACGCCGGTTCGATTAAACCGTTTCAACTTTTTTTGATTTTTAATGAACTGGTTGATGCCGAGTTGAATCAGGTCGCGGGCTTCAATCCGGCTTATATGCTTGACCAATCCCATAACCTCACAGACCCGATTGAATCGTTGATGCTGAGCGCCGTCGAATTGCAACGCGCCTATGTGCAAGCCCACCTGGTTGACCGCGAGGCTTTGAATGCGGCACAGGAAAATTGCGATGCGATTGCCGCGCTGACGATTTTAAAGAAAGCCTTTACCACAGATGTTTCAGCGATTATCGCCAGGGCGCGTTTTGCATTGGGCGGCGCTTATGACCCGATGGCGATTTACCGGGCAAGCGGTTATCGCCAACGCAAAGCCGAAGAGCGCCCCGCGCAAGTCGGCATCGCCGCAGGCATCGTTTAACCATTGCGGATTGCGGATTGCGAAATGCGGATTGAAAAAAGAAGTTCATTTGCCAATCTATTTTTGCCTTCTATAAATGAGCGGAAAATCATGAGCGAACAATCGTTAAAATTTCTTCATTCTGAGAAGGACATAGCTCCGCTTAAACTTGAGATGTTTCGCAAGCTCTCAACTCAAGAACTCATAGAGTCTTTGCGTCCGGGAGAAGAAGGCTCGCTCAAAACCAGACCGGATGGCACTGTGCTTGATGGACACCATCGGCTTATCATACTTAGGGAGCGAGAGATTGACATTCATGCTTTACCGCGCGAAATCCTTGAGAAGGATTCGCCGATGACATAAGGAGGATACCGATGGCAGCACGGATATACTGGATTGAAGCCCCTTGGAAAGGGAAATTGGCAATCATTCCGCGCCCGCCCGGAGGAGATTGGCTGAAAGATGAAGTCGCCGGTTGGCACGATGTTGGTATCAATGTCGTGGTCTCTTTTCTCACTCCAGACGAGATTGCCGAATTTGCTCTCGAAGCTGAAAAAGAATTATGTGAAGAGCAAGGTATCAGCTTTATTTCGTTTGCGATTTCCGACCGCCAGGTTCCCGCGTCAAAGAGCGAGACGTTAGCTCTTGTACAAAGATTAAAGCAATTGCTGGTCAAGGGAGAGAAGGTCGGTTTGCATTGCCGACAAAGCGTTGGCAGGTCGGCGTTGATTGCGGCTTGTTTACTGGTATCAGTAGGCGTAGAGCCGGACGAGGCTTTCAAACGCATCGGTTCGGCGCGTGGCGGCAAAGTGCCTGATACTGCCGAACAGCAGCAATGGGTAGCCGGTTTGGAAAAAGATATGTCAACGAAAGGCGAAAGGCTTTTCGAGGCGTATTTGCTTTCGCAAGGCATTACTGATTATGAGTTTGAGAAAACCCATCAAGGCAAAAGCACAAGACCCGACTTCAGCGTTACGCTTGATAGGGAATATCTTTTTGAAGTGAAGGATTTTGAGCCGAGAGATATATTCCCTTCGGGGGCTTATGACCCTTTTCAACCGATCCGGTGGCAAATAGTGGAAAGCGATAAGAAATTCAAAGACTATGAAGAGCAACCGTGTTGTCTGGCGCTTTATAACCACAACGCAAGTCTCATTCATTTGGAAGAGCCAGAAATTATATGTGGGGCAATGCCGCAAGTTACCACTATCAGTGCCATCATAACTTTGCGTGAGGTTGAAGTAGGGACACGAAAGCTTGGTGTGTATTTGAAGAAGTTGATGGCAAAGACGCCCGATATTACTCCCATCGAGGCTTATCGGGAAACCTTTTCCCCGGAAATAGATTTCGATAAGCATGAAAGACAGTTAGGCGTGATCATATGGGAGAATGCCTTTGCGCGTATCCCGTTTCCGCGAAATATTTTTTGTGGGAAGTTTGATGAGCGATACATTTTGGATAAAGGTCATCCAAGACGCATTTTTGTCGGCTCGGGACTGGCTGCCCTTGAAGAGATTGAGGAATCGGAATCGCTATTATTGAATGTTCCATAGCGTTATCGGTTTGAACCTATTTATATCGAATCACAAAGTTTCACCGGT from the Acidobacteriota bacterium genome contains:
- the rhaI gene encoding L-rhamnose catabolism isomerase, encoding MTKHFEIEDGFIAEENQKLTAWVEEDYEYLAKKLARENVDIERLTERAKTFRVAVPSWGVGTGGTRFARFPGIGEPRNIYEKLEDCATIFKLVRATSAVSLHIPWDKPDDPAQLFQFAEERGLGFDAMNSNTFQDQVGQKHSYKFGSLTHPERAVREQAIAHNIECIEIGKTLGSKAHTVWIGDGGNFPGQQHFRQALERYLESMREIYAALPDDWRVFIEHKFYEPAFYSTVINDWGTSYYCARELGDKAQCLVDLGHHAPNVNIEMIVSRLIQFGKLAGFHFNDSKYGDDDLDAGSIKPFQLFLIFNELVDAELNQVAGFNPAYMLDQSHNLTDPIESLMLSAVELQRAYVQAHLVDREALNAAQENCDAIAALTILKKAFTTDVSAIIARARFALGGAYDPMAIYRASGYRQRKAEERPAQVGIAAGIV